Below is a genomic region from Castanea sativa cultivar Marrone di Chiusa Pesio chromosome 2, ASM4071231v1.
cacacacattaaattcaagcaaagcaattgattgataatattttGGATGATATGACATAAATGTTGGCCACTATAATCTAGAAGACCGGTTTACCaggcaaggtgggtgcctaacaccttcccatcttGTAACATAACATCTAACCTTAGATCAATCAAGAGTTAGTAGATCAAATGCTtgtccatgtaattttcaatctttacattgtaactaggaaacaaaacCATGTATTTAActtagattgtatttaggaccaTAGCCATGTAATTTCCTATGGTTAATGTACATTCATTcccaaatcaataaaatgatgaatttttcaactatggttttcttatttattccaataattaaataagtgacgactctattgtaaaacccttaatctaaaggaAAAAATGTAATCAGTAGAatctccattttgagaggcaataataTGAATCCACCCATTCACGTCAATTTGGCCTAAAGCAATCAATTCAAAATGGACTGGGAGCACGGTCTCTCATAGTAAGATTGATGTCTTATACATGGAGAATACAAATGTGTATGATACAAAATGTAAAGATGTAAATATCGCTCATAAGATATGTTATAAAATGCAATTGATATGATATTTGACTATCGAGCTTCTAACATGGTAACAGTAATTTCATTGGTTGAGGATGATTGGTTCTTGCTTGATGAAGTtgatttttttcctacaaaGAAACCCAACTCTTTGGGTTCAGGTAATGAACTCTCACCGTGTAACATCATAACCACACATGACATATTTGGTCGATCGTTGTGATGTTGTTGCAAACATAAGAAACTAATATGGAGGCAACGTAGAATCTCCGATTGGATTATAGAGCCCTTCAAGCAAGTATCAATCAATTCTAAAGGTCTGCCTTCTTTCCATAATTTCCATGCCTAAgacattttaaaattctttatcATTATTTGTATCATTATATGTAATAAGATAGAGGATGAAATCTTTTGAGAACTCACATGTCCAACAAGGTTTTGCGTATTGTCTAGATGGAATGAGCCTCGATTTTTCTTTCCACTAATTATCTCCAACAACAATATTCCAAAGCTAAAGACATCAGATTTTACTGAAAATTGGCCATCAATGGCATATTCGGGTGCCATATAACCACTGCAAACACATCATTAAGCATGAAAatctttgattaaaaaatatcaagaataaaacATGTCAAGAATACGTACTAAGTTCCGACAACTCTATTTGTGTTTCCTTCAATCTGATCTCCACCAAAGATTCTAGACATACCAAAGTCAGAAATTTTTGGATTCATCTTACTATCAAGTAAAATATTGCTTGCTTTGAGATCTCTATGTATAATCCTCAATCTAGAATCTTCATGAAGATATAGAAGCCCTCGCGCAATCCCACATATAATGTTGAAGCGCATAGACCAACCTAAAACTTTTGCTTTCGTTTGATCTGAAAAGTTTCTAACTTATGTTAATACTAAGTTTAACTTGAATATGAAACAAGAAATTGgcatttctttaaaaaaatagtaaaatcttTTATGAagtttggtaaaaaaaaattcatgaagtTCAAACCAAAAATGAAGGAGTCCAAGCTTCCGTTGGGCATGTATTCATAGATTAGCATTTTCTCGTCCCCTTCAATGCAATATCCCAAAAGCCTAACAAGATTTCGATGCTGCAATTTGGCGATTAGTATAACttcattttgaaattcacttaaTCCTTGTCCAGATTTCTGTGAAAGCCTTTTCACAGCAATTTCTTTTCCATCTATTAATGTACCTTGAAAATTCACATTTTCAAATCGATTTTATTGAAGTTGAATATGGTGAgaattgcttttttattttttgtgatcttTAAAAAAGCTTGCTACAGAGTTACCTTATATACAAGTCCAAAGCCACCTTCACCAAGCTTGTTATAGCTTGAAAAGTTGTTAGTGGCAATGACTATGGTAGCTAGGGTGAAGAATGGGACCTCCATGTCTTCACTTTGGCCTTCAATGTCTTGGTCTATCATCACATTATTCTCCAATTTCTCTGCTAAGATCAAGATGAGCTTCACATTATACATAAGAAATAAGAGTATGGCACTTGTTAAGTTCCGTCTAGATCAACTAGTTAATTATAcaacataattattatttgatttaaatcaaataaattaatttggtGATCCAAAATGTCAATATCAATAACCAAAAAAGAATAAGTGAACAAGTCATAAAGCAAAACAATAAATGCATAAGACACATAATATGATTCTGAAGTGAAAAACCTATGGATAACTCTTTAATGGAAAAGGGGCTATATGAGTAACCTACTCCCACTAAGGCAATCAACTAGAAAAGAATGTGTTTTATAGTCTCGAAAAAAACCATTCTACCGAGACTGTACATTCCAAATTGATAATTCACTGTTGCGACTCACAATAGCTTTAAAAGTTTTAGTTTCTTCCTATATGGTTTCGTTCATGAATGGCAGGTCTGTGTAAATTAACTAGAACCTTTGGTGCACTCCAATTAAGGTACCTCCTTGAATATTTGATCTACAGTCAACTAACTAGAACAAATGCTATGTGGTTTTGAACTTTGGATCACAAGATTTTATAAAACTACTAGGATTCTCTCAAGAAAGCTCATGGATGAAAGGCATGGTTTTTTCACTAAAAGTATTGTGCTAGTTTCTGCCTTTCCAACTTTACTAGAAATCTTGCATAAAATAGTATTAATTGGTGTTTACATATACGGTTATAATCCTAATTAAAACAagatttagattattttttgtgattctcATTCAATGGGCCATTTCagcccatctttttttttttttttgtgggagcAAATTTCAGCCCATCTATATTTCTAGCTTCAGTCAACCTCTTGGTCTCCTTGCTTTAGGCCACAACATATTTTAGCCTTACCATTATTTCGCAAATTTTATTCCTTAccattatttttcttaagatcAAATGGCTAAACTTCATTGCTGCTTTGTACGTTTCCAGAAGTTCAATTAAACAATCTTGAAATATCTTTTCCAAAGTGGGTCAGAGAAAGAAATATTACCTCTGAAGTTTGTCCTTTTGCTTATGCAGTAGAGAATCAAGAGCACCCCAAAAACGACCGCAATTGCAACCACAACTATCACTATAACCTTCATCTTTTGCTTGTCTTTCTCCTCTTTATGATTGACAACAAAGATTATAGCTTTATAGCTTCAATGAcatgtaaaaatataaattaaagagCAATAAAGACCATAGGCCTATTACCTTGCTCTGAAGCAGGCATTCGAATATATACATCCTGCATATAAGCATCCCGCCCATTAGCTGCAACCCGTCTAATATCAATTAGATCCCCAAACCACATAGCGCAGCCACTTCCTCCATTTTCAATATTTGAGTTTGCATAAGCCCTACAGGAACAGTTGTTCAAACATTTGATTCTGCATTCGTCAAGATTCATACTTCCGTTCACCCAGGAATACGTGGTATCTGGCATTTTGAGCCCAACATGTTTAGCAAACCCAATTTTGTCTTTATCCTTGCAGCTCAATTGGGTAATACGTACACATCCCTTAGACCACTCATCTGGGTTCCATGTATCTGGTGACTTATGCTTGAATCCTTCTACACATTGACAGATAGGTGACTCACCAATGATACAATTTCCATAAGGACCACATAAATTATAACCATCACAATTGTCTTTTGGCATAGATAAGTACAGGCTCCATTTGTTACCTTCTGAGACCCATATGTAGCGCTCATATAAGGACGAAGTTTCGTTCAAAAGTGCTCTTGAGATTACAGAATTTGTAATCATATTGAATATGAAGTACACCTCATCGCTGTTGATGACAAAATCGTAGGTGTAAACTGGATTTTCCTTTAATAAGTCTGGTGCACCACTGAGACTAAGGCCATTCCATGGTCCGGTCCGGAAGAACTTCTTGGTGCTTCTGTTCATGACTATCTCAGGGTAATTATGAAGTTCAATCCCCCAACTCAGTTCTCCTGGAGATGGATCATCTGGACTTTTCCAAGAAGTTAGGCGCCGCTCCAGACCAGTCCTTAAGTCCCATCCAAGCTTCATCCCCGGTAGCCAAGTATCAGAAGGATAGTCAAAGCTTTGCCACAaataattttctgggttttcttCGTTCTCTTCTCTTAATACAAGATTTCCGGAATCTAAAAGCTGGACTATTGGATTCCTGGCCTGTTTTGTTGAGTTTGCCGACCAAGCAACTGTTCTATTCTGGCTGAGAAGAACAAGACTACCTGAACTATTTACCATCAACATGCCAGACGAGTCGTTTATAGCATTAAGCCGATTTGCTACCCAAATAACCGTTCTAACTGGGATATTGTTATACCATATTCCCAAGTAATGGTTACTGGAATTACCAGGACTAAAGAACCCCAGAGCGTAGCTTTCATGTTTAGAGACCAAGGTTATGCCCTCACTGAGGGATTCGGAGTTTGTAATGCTGTCAGCAGCACCCGACAGtacaaagaagaaaggaagcaaACTGGAACTCAACAACACAAAAGCAAAGATGTTCATTGCTTTCTGTACTTAATTAGAGCTCTTAGTCTTAGCCATGGAAGTTAGGCCTATTATAATGAGCAATGGCTACACCTTGGAAGGTCATGCGTTGACCCAGGCATGTGGTCGAGCGTTCTTTCTTGAATTGGATTCAACGTGCACCGGCCGCTATTGACTTCTATGACTGTTCAGTGACAAAACCTTCCTCAACTTTGACCCCGTGGGCTAAAAATAGACATGTAAGAGACGTGTGCTAATTGATTGCTAGTTCTTAAAAACTTTGATTCCATATTATAAGTTGAAGACAAAACCTTATAGTGGAGCTCTTATTTGGACCAATATCCCTATCGAGTATCAACGTGCACCGGTCGCTATTGACTTCTATGCCTGTGTTCAGTGACAAAACCTTCCTCAACTTTGATCCGTGGGCTAAAAAATAGACATGTAAGAGACGTGTGCTAATTGATTGCTAGTTCTTAAAAACTTTGATTCCATATTATAAGTTGAAGACAAACCTGATAGCGGAGCTCTTATTTGGACAAATATCCCTCTCGAGTATCAACGTGCACCGGCCGCTATTGACTTCTATGCCTGTGTTCAGTGAGAAAACCTTCCTCAACTTTGACCCGTGGGCTAATATTTTccacatttataaaaaagatCGAGGATTTTCGGTGAGCCAACTGTTTAACCGGAGCTGATATGGGTCCACATTGGGATGGGGGACCTATCCAATATGAGATGTAATAGAATATTCTCATGCAAATGTCGGATAAGCTACAAATTGTTGGTAATGACAATGTGATCAGCTAAAATGATGACTAACAATAAGctaatacattaaaaaaatttatattataaaaaaaaacattaaaaaaatttacattattttctctccacttttgCTTTCACTACTTTCATATCTGCCATTGTTACTAAACAAATAGTACAAAGTGGACCAACAGTGTCAAGTGGGACAAGCTAGAACTCAATTGGTTTAAGCTCAACACGGATTGGTTGTCCCTAGGAAATCCGAGCAAGCAAATTCTCGACCCATCGAGATGCAAATTCTTTAAATAGCTTCTGCgcaaaatcaaattcatttcTCTCCCTTTATCTTCGACAGAaaagctttcttttctctcccaaACACTTTTCCCTCAACTCCTTCACCTTCCTCATTTGGATTTTGGCTTAAACCTTGTGTTTTCCCTCTGGTATGCTctcctattccttcttttatCATGCTTTTTATGCATTTAGACCTaagttttgggttttcttgaaatttttggggtttttgaaaattgatgagtattttgtgaaatttttgggttgggtgttATGTTTTTGATGtaatatgatcatgcattgcatctcatttgcattttcacaatgtctcatgcatttagatgtatGGTTGTATGTTGAAAAATTGCATGCTGTTAGGCTTGGATTGGGCTGAACCCATGATACAATTTTCTCTACACGTCACATACTCATGCAcatttcatgcatacgtaccttttcttttctttcttttttttgggtactttgTTGTGATGTTGCTttttggtttctctctctctctctctctctctctctctctctctctctctctcaaatagaCTGTGCATGGCACCCAAGCGCAAATCCACTCTGTctcggaaccctcttcgttccgAGACATCTTCTTCTGACTCCACTCCTTTTCACATCcagttccgtgatgagaaggcccgTCAGGACTTTTCGGAGAACTTCTCTAGAAGTAGTGTTCATTCGGAACATTGCGTGATTCTATCAGACTTTTCCGATACTGCTTTACCCATTGTCATTCACAGTCAGGGATGGGAAACTCTATGTGAGATACCTGTGAGCTGTCCCAccgtgatcatacaggagttttactccaacatgcactGTTTCGATACCTCTATACCTCAGTTTGCTACGCAGATACGAGGTACACGTAACGCAATCACTCCGAAGCTTATCTTCAAGATACTACATGTTTTGAGGATATCGCATCTTGGTTACCCTAGATGTCCATGTTtaaggactgtgtccaaagacgaactTCTGTATCTCTTTTGTGAGACATCTTCTTCATGGGGTGATCTTCAAAACACCTCATGCTCGGGTTTTGCAAAAGGTCTGAGGTTCTTTAATATGGTGATGATATTTGTTCTCCATCCCTTGCCTCACTATAACTCCTTCTGctaagcttatctttccttctgctatcacgagaATTCTTCGCCATCTCTTCATTCCTTATCTCGAGTCTTTTCACTTCACTATCATGGGTGCTATTAGCACGGTGTCTATTCGACAGAACAAGGCCCAACTTTAACCGAAGTGGCCACAGACCGAGACGAAAATTCCTCCAACCCCTTCTGCTCCATCCACCTCcgctctttcttcttcttcaacggGTGGTGTGATGCTTGAAgccatcatggcgcagcttGAGCGCATAgatgctcgccttgatacaCTCACCACTGAGTTGTAtaaggtgaacacccgtgttagTCGTATCGCACGACGATAGGATAGCATGGGTGGCTTCACCACGTCTCCATCTCCCTCTCTATCTCCAAAGGCTTCAAAGGACAAGGACAATGATGATGGCtctggtgatgatgatgatgaggatgaggatgctagctcttctaataataaagagatgACCGCTTCTCagtgacttgccctttgtcattcatgacaagaaggggaagtagttttggtatgagagtagtcatataTTTAGAGGGAGAGTTAGCATAGGACATTGTGACAGGGGGAGTGTTTATACTTTTGAGGGATATAGTGAGGATTtatatacttttcttttctttcttttagacaCATTATCCTTTTGTAcattggtcttgtgaccacttagTAAtaacatacattgtacttatatctcttatttatatatatatatatatatatatgatgttgttATCATTTCACCTATCCCTCCATgagttgtttcttt
It encodes:
- the LOC142624333 gene encoding G-type lectin S-receptor-like serine/threonine-protein kinase At4g27290, with product MNIFAFVLLSSSLLPFFFVLSGAADSITNSESLSEGITLVSKHESYALGFFSPGNSSNHYLGIWYNNIPVRTVIWVANRLNAINDSSGMLMVNSSGSLVLLSQNRTVAWSANSTKQARNPIVQLLDSGNLVLREENEENPENYLWQSFDYPSDTWLPGMKLGWDLRTGLERRLTSWKSPDDPSPGELSWGIELHNYPEIVMNRSTKKFFRTGPWNGLSLSGAPDLLKENPVYTYDFVINSDEVYFIFNMITNSVISRALLNETSSLYERYIWVSEGNKWSLYLSMPKDNCDGYNLCGPYGNCIIGESPICQCVEGFKHKSPDTWNPDEWSKGCVRITQLSCKDKDKIGFAKHVGLKMPDTTYSWVNGSMNLDECRIKCLNNCSCRAYANSNIENGGSGCAMWFGDLIDIRRVAANGRDAYMQDVYIRMPASEQEEKDKQKMKVIVIVVVAIAVVFGVLLILYCISKRTNFREKLENNVMIDQDIEGQSEDMEVPFFTLATIVIATNNFSSYNKLGEGGFGLVYKGTLIDGKEIAVKRLSQKSGQGLSEFQNEVILIAKLQHRNLVRLLGYCIEGDEKMLIYEYMPNGSLDSFIFDQTKAKVLGWSMRFNIICGIARGLLYLHEDSRLRIIHRDLKASNILLDSKMNPKISDFGMSRIFGGDQIEGNTNRVVGTYGYMAPEYAIDGQFSVKSDVFSFGILLLEIISGKKNRGSFHLDNTQNLVGHAWKLWKEGRPLELIDTCLKGSIIQSEILRCLHISFLCLQQHHNDRPNMSCVVMMLHGESSLPEPKELGFFVGKKSTSSSKNQSSSTNEITVTMLEAR